The Plasmodium vivax chromosome 12, whole genome shotgun sequence genomic interval tttttttttttatttccgcAATCCCCGTGTTTGTATGTCTGCTGTGCGCACGAAAAGGTGACCACTAATTTTACACAATTGTAGgaagctcctttttttttttttttggtatctTCCTTTTGCGTTTTATTCACATGTACATGCTCGTTATGCATCTTTTTTCCGCGTTAAGTTTTTTACCCCCTTATGCGAAAGCAAgaatgttttccttttcactttaCCGCGTGAGTAGCAACCTATTAAAACGTTATTTAACGTCATTTAATGTTATGTTACACGTGAGGGAGTGCGCGTTATGATTTATAATAACAACCCAGTACACTTTCAcgtgtttataattttatgaacatgTAACGTGATAATCTCcctatatttaatttttttttttttttttttctctttttaagtCCTGCGCGTTTTACGTATACAATCGTTATAGGCTTAGCAAAGGCGCAAATACTTTTGCCAACCGGCTATgcacattttgtaaaaatcgaTCACCACATGGTAACACTTTTACGTCAGTGTTTCTTTTGCGatgtgattatttttttttttttctgtcaattttttttacgttctaTGTCTACGTAgtaccttttattttttgcctatttgcatgtataataatgcaatttttgtgaattttttttttttttcaaatttttaaagattttGCATCGCAACAGCTTGGTGGGCAAGAGAGCCCCATTTGATGTTTCTTTGATGCACGCGTAATTACATGCTCAAGAGTGTAAACCCAACATTGTAAGGCACATGACCGCTCCATGTGCATTTTGCGAATAAACATATGTATACGCGACCTGCGCATATGTTTATACGTACCTATTTGCATACGTACGCGTGTAGAGCTCGAGCTGAAATCGTGCAGCGCACAGCCGGTATAACGATTTGGACCAACTCGCTGCAGTTGTCTCTCAGCTGCTTGAAAGAagcgttttttatttttaccgtGATTATgcatttggggaaaaaattaccaatTGTGAGGCACACTTTgcagcaaaaatgtatatataatatatttaagttGCGcgaatgtacatatatatatgcatataatatacacttCTGTATGGGCGCCGCGGGGCATCTCTTTTTATAAAGGCTCTGCATGCagcttgaaaaaaattagccaaGCCGTGCATGCAGAAGAGCGCTTATGCGAAAAGCTGGATAAGGGCAGGTTctacgaaaaagaaaaggcacaaGCAGGTGCCTCGCAGAAGGTACCTAGCAGAAGGTACCTAGCAAAAGGCACATAATAAATACGccgtatgtatatgtaaataagCGCGCGGCGGTAAACGTGGCGAAATGCCAACCAGCAAGtacgtataaatatatataccaaCTAAAGCGCAAGCGCGCAAAAATAGGTACATATatagtgtatatatatgtacgtataagCACGTATATATAAGTACGTATATAACTGCACAAATTATACCTGAAAAATTGGGTGCGGGGCGCACGCAGCTCGTGGGGCTGAGCAAAAGTTATGTGATAGCGCTGTGAACAgtacataaatttatttacttatttacatatatattatatatatgtttgcctacgcatttatatattttttatgtacgcTCACTTccgtttatatataaaatcgCGAGCCACTCAATTCGACGAAAAAGTTATTTGTagagagaaaaataattgagttatatataaacatgtaCTGTACACGTATATGCGTATaatgcgtatgtatatatatacatatatatatattatatatttattgcgtatttatatatacccccctcttttacatatatatatatattgggatgaaaaaaaattggtgatgcattttttaattaagtgaagctgaaaaatatatatttttgttgcgCAAATTAATTACATGCTGTTTTGGAATGcatgattttttaatttcaaatCACAACAAGCGATTTAAATGCGTCAAGTGTCATTTAAGTGTTACCTTTACatgttgaagaaaaaagctgtataatatatatatatatatatatatataaatatacatgtacatgtatacgtatgtatatatatatatatatatatatatatacatatttatgtactGACGTACGCCTCGCAgtcatgtatatatgcgtacttttcacatgtacgtatatatatatgcatgtggaTGTATATAAGTCGTTATACacgtacatgtatgtatagcatttatacatacatgtgctTGTTCGTACTCGTTCGTGCGCGCTTGTACGCCTTTGTACATGCCCGCGCGTTCCTGTACACTTTATATGCATCCACTCACACATGTTCGCTTGTGTGCCCCTGcgtataacatatatattacatatatatatatgtacatatgtaccttttacatatgtactgtatacatttatacaCGCACCACTTCTGATGTCACGCCAAGCACATACGCGCCCCGCGTGTATATGTACGAGtcgcgcattttttttttttcgttcaaaCAATTCATGTACATGTACTCGTACACTACATGCATAGGTATGTAGTCCGCACGCGTGTCAACCCGCCCTCGAGTGACACACGCGTACGCAAGGCGCGGTATGCATATCGTGCGTATTGCACGCATTGCACGTTTTGTAGCATATGTGCGTATGTTACGTGAATGCACGCGCGGTactgtacatacatatacatatatatatacatatacatttaagTGCACGACTTTTTTGCGTTCATCCACCagtgtacatacatgcatatatacatatatacataatatatacatacatatatacgtacatatatacatatgtgcacacgtgCGTACATGGCAAATCGTCCATGCGCACGTCCACTTAAGCGACGCGTACACCGCGTGCACACCTGCACGGGTTGAAAAGCTTTTTATAGACCCGCTGGTGCCGTGCACTTTCGCATACAATACGCACATAAAGTTCCCCTGTGTGCTGTGTGCGTGTATGCATTCGTGAGAATGCACTTGTGTAATCACGCACCCGCGTTACGTACCCATACTTATACGCAGCGTACCCCCCAAACGGGGAGGCAATAAAACTCCCATTCGTCACTTGTAATTCTTCGGGAGAGCGACTCTGGTAGAGCAGCACACCGCGCTTGTGTTTTTTctacttccccctttttgagcGCACAAGGGGCAAAGAAGGACCAGTGCAAGTGCAGCAAAGGCGAAAAAGCGCTGTAGTGTACCTGGAACATAGACGTACGTGCAACGCAGTTGTGTATATTCGTATGTAGGTACGTAGGTGCGTGTGCCCGAGTGTACGCGTTGAggttgttttcttttttcgcatatttttaagtacatttgcgtatatatatttgccttttttaagtatatttatttgcatatattatctgcatatttttaagtatatttatttgcatatattatctgcatatttttaagtatatttatttgcatatattatctgcatatttttaagtatatttatttgcatatattatctgcatatatttatctgcatatatttatctgcatatatttatctgcatatttttaagtatatttatttgcatatattatctgcatatttttaagtatatttatttgcatatattatctgcatatatttatctgcatatatttatctgcatatatttatctgcatatttttaagtatatttatttgcatatattatctgcatatttttaagtatatttatttgcatatattatctgcatatatttatctgcatatatttatctgcatatatttatctgcatatttttaagtatatttatttgcatatttttgcgCATATtcatttaccttttttttgcatatctTTACAtgttttcatcttttttcatttttttttcccattttttcatcttttaaaaaacgttTCAACGTGCGAACGTACATTTTGCGCCCCCTTTCACCGCACGAgatgtgccattttttttccccttttgaatgTAAATTTTCACGAACCATTTgagggaagaggaaaagaagaaagtcACCATGGcgtgttaattttttcgtgtacatgtacgtatgttatgtgtacacatgttacgtatgcatatgttacgtgtacatatgttatttatgcatatgtatatgtacgcatattTGTGTCGCGACCAGTGAGcatatgaaaaagaaaaaaagcagatgaatgaaaaaaaaagcaagttCATCTAACTTGCAACAGAGAAAATTGCAACCGCACTGGCGTGTAAGGCGGCTTGCTTTTTTGGATGTGCTCATAGGTGCGAATGTATGAGCACTGCGCGTAATAGTCTGCACACGTGGTACGTATATTTGCGCATgtgcgtatatgtatataagcttgtatgtatatatgcctatatgcttatatgtgcatatgcttATGTACGcgttatatgtatgtgtgcgGACCAATACCGGCGCCACATAAAGTCACGCCGCAGTGTCACTATACACACCTATACGCCTGCGCACATGTGGGTATTATTATGTGTGCAATTTATGCATCGTTTTTAgacaacatattttttttttttctcttttttttttcttttttttttttcttttttttttttttttcctgtttttacACGTTATACCTGTCAAAACAGTCGTTTgtaatacttttttaaaattttacgcAACCAAAGTGTGCTTTATGCTATTTTTCTAAGAAATGTATATAGCCCTACATATGCGAGTGTTTATGTAACTATACTTTCGAGGCCAGCTCCAAATTTGTATCCCCGCGTTTGCCGCGTGTGTATGCGTGTACATCGCTTACAACGCCGGGGCGCCCTCACTTTTGCGTAATTTGTGCTTTTACAATCATCTGCACGCGAAATTGAGTTTATAAATTGAAGAGCCttcgtttttaatttaattaggTTTAACTTTATCCTATTTATTGTAGTATATTTTAGCCTTTTTACTTTAGCCTATTTATTTTAGCCTATTATTTTAGCCTATTATTTTAGCCTATTATTTTAGCCTATTATTTTAGCCTATTATTTTAGCCTATTATTTTAGCCTATTATTTTAGCCTATTTTTTTAGCCTATTTTTTTAGCCTATTTTTTTAGCCTATTATTTTAGCCTATTTATCGTAGCCTATTTATTGTAGCCTATTTATTGTAGCCTATTCATTTTGCTACTCACTTTGCCTATTCATTTTGCTACTCACTTTGCCTATTCATttgattttacttttttttgtgcgagAAAATTTCTCCACCGCATGAGGAAGGGTTGTTCTTCTGTATTGTTAACAAAGCGGGAGACGCGCACATTTATACACGCGCGTGCAATATATGTGTAATGTGAGTAGGCTCTCCCtgtgttgctttttttttttttattttttattttttaacatctgCCCATGCAGGTATGTAACACCACAGTGCGTgtatcttccctttttaaccgTTTATCGAAATAAATGTGTACtggttttaatttttccccatttttttcattttccctcattttatttacccctttttttatgcctatttaattaaattcaACTGCCACAGAGGTGTACTCCTGTTTttacacatgtacatttcACGCAGCCCATTTATAAGCACATGTGcaaatgcacacacaaatAGTGTAGGTACGTACAGATGTGCACAAATACGTACAAACACAAGCAGCCCTTTTTGAGCATCACCTGTGAGGTTATACCCCCCATCTGTTGGGTAAACCCATACTGTATCATGTCGGCAGTTGTTGCGCATGCTGGGGAAAGAAGCGTTTGAGAGTTAACGCTCGTATATGTACGCAtagttatatatgtatttatgcgCACACGCATACATTTGTAACTGCCTACGAGTACATGCATCCCCGAAGCGTACGCGCATTCAACGCCTGTACATGCTAGGATTGCAATATAAAACgcaccattttttatgtcatttatttatgttgaAAGTGTCACCTTGTTAATTGATTTTTCGTGTCAATTTGGGTAAAGCTGCATTTTATACACCGTGTGCCTATTGCGCGCACTCTGCGTATTGTCCCactgtgcatatatttttttttttttttttttttctcccttttttgattTACCCAACGGCGCACGTGTACGATTGCGTAAGTCCCCACACCGCGGTGTAGTATGGTAGCACGTATGGCGCCACGTGTAGCAGCGCGTACCTTTTTGCATATGTGGCAGCATACCAAAGTGTTGTGTGACAGTTAGATGGGTTTGCACTGCAGCTTCTTCTAACCACGCGTAACATCTTGCATAGGGTACAACGCAGCGTATTGTCGCCATACAACGCAGCGTGTTGCCGCCTACAACCCCGCGGGTGAACCTGCACATATTTGTCACGCCTCTCCCAGCGCCGTTTCGCACGTCTGTGTGAATTTAATCTCTGCCACGACTGTGTGCAGGCGAAACGGCCCCTTTTATCGTCACCTCGTCATCTTTATCGTTGTCACCAtctttttcgccttctttattgttttttttttttacgcaatctttgctgccttttttgcgtgcgcaataaaaaggaacacccaccatcttttttgttatcAATTGGCATCATCTGaagagttgcaaaaaaaaaaaaaaaaaaaaaaaaaggaccccTTTGTAATGGTTATATAATTCTTAACTGCCCACGTGCTACATTCAacgttgaagaaaaaaaaaaaaatggatgaaaTTGCGAATACAGATCAGACGTTCAATTCGGCAGTTATGCCGATGGACGGGAAGGTAGCGGCGAACGGTGGTAGTAACAAAGGGAGTAGCAGTTTGAGCGCGGCGGCATCCCCCTCTGTGGTGGGCGCGATGGGCAGCACTGTGGGAAGCACCATGGGAAGCACTATGGGGAGCGCTTTTACTGGCAGCATGAACGGTGCGGTTGTCAACCCGATGAGCAGCTCCGTTGGTAGCCCCATTAACAACACCATTGTGAACCCGATGAACAACAGCCTCCTGAACGCAGTGGGCGCTGCAAGGACGAGCAGCATAAACGGAAGCAACGTGGTACGTGCGGGCAGCTTAAACGGCATGAGCAACGTCCTTGGGAAAGGCAATAGCAACAAGAGTGGCAGCAACAGCAGCGGGGCAAACATGGGCCCGATGAAGAGCCCGCCAAGTAATGACTCGAGCATTTTAGCCAACAATTTGGTGAACACTGTGGTGAACACCGTGGTGAACACGTTGGCGAGCAGTGCCGTGGTGAACACCATGTCGAATGGGAGTCACGGGGGTGTCAGCCACAGCGGCGCCAACCTGGGGATCAACCCCGTGACGAATGGAAGCAGCAACCCGCCAGCAAAAGGGTCCGCCTCGCCTGCAACCGGCGAAGTAGTGAAGAAGAAAGTAGGAAGACCCAAAGGAGCCTCTTCAGCAAATAAagtcataaaaaaggaagaaaaagtttCGACGTCTTCGTCCGGTTACCCAGGGGTCAGTTGGAACAAGCGGATGTGTGCCTGGCTAGCTTTTTTCTACGATGGGGCATCTAGAAGAAGTAGAACCTTTCACCCCAAGCACTTTAACATGGATAAGGAAAAGGCCCGTCTAGCAGCAGTAGAATTTATGAAGTCGCTAGAAAATaacggaagaaaaaaatcgaccaaaaataaaacagagAGGAATAAAACGAAGCAATTAAATGAGGAGATGCTTCAAGGGATGTTGGGTAACGATGTGGCCAGTAGCTTAAATGGAAGAGCCCCCAATGGAACGCCAATCCCTATGCAGCTAATGTCATTAAATCGCGGGTTCTATATGCAGAACATGAATAGGAATTTCAACCTCCAAGGGATGTCCCCAAATGATAGAAGTGGTATGAGCGGTACGTACAACTCGTTAGGTAACACGTCAAATATGGGAGGCATGGCCCAAAATATGCAAGACCAGGGAGGGATGTATATTCATAATGGGGGAGCTACTCCCACCATGTTTGGAGGCAACATGCACATGTTGAGCAGTGCCAAGAGTAACGTAAACGGGGGTAGCAACAATAGCGGTGGAGGCAGCGGTGGCAACGGCAGCGGAAGCGGCGGTGGTAATAATATGCTCTACCTGAACGACTTGATGTTTCATTCGAATGTTATGCAggcagggggagcagcggggGGCGGTGCTGGAAGCGGAAATGCAGGGAATGCCTCCAATGGAGGGAGCGTAAACTTCGTTGATAGAAATCTGAGCAGTACCAATGCTGCCATTGAGCTTCTAAAACTGGAAGAGAATTTAGGGTTACACAATAAAGACGTAGAAACTTTAATGAATGCCCTTTTTAggcaaaattataatatgaatatgGGCATGGCCAACTTAGATAAGCACCAGTACTTGCATAGCAGTGGGAAGAACAATGGCTCTGGGCAGGGGGGTATGAAGGCATCTGCGAACAGCCCCAACGGAGGGGTTAACAGTGCTAATGCTAATGGTGTGAATAGCTCTAACGGGGTGAACCCCATTGGGAGTAGCAACAACCTCCCCAACAGTAACGCCTCGGCCAATTCGATGAATGGCAGCGGGTCCCCCGGCCCCCACTTGTATATGCCCAACCACGGTGCGGGTGATGTGTTCGAAAATGGGAACGACTCAAGCAACGCGGTCAACGCGGCTAATATGGCGAACATGGCGAACATG includes:
- a CDS encoding hypothetical protein, conserved (encoded by transcript PVX_117145A); the encoded protein is MPMDGKVAANGGSNKGSSSLSAAASPSVVGAMGSTVGSTMGSTMGSAFTGSMNGAVVNPMSSSVGSPINNTIVNPMNNSLLNAVGAARTSSINGSNVVRAGSLNGMSNVLGKGNSNKSGSNSSGANMGPMKSPPSNDSSILANNLVNTVVNTVVNTLASSAVVNTMSNGSHGGVSHSGANLGINPVTNGSSNPPAKGSASPATGEVVKKKVGRPKGASSANKVIKKEEKVSTSSSGYPGVSWNKRMCAWLAFFYDGASRRSRTFHPKHFNMDKEKARLAAVEFMKSLENNGRKKSTKNKTERNKTKQLNEEMLQGMLGNDVASSLNGRAPNGTPIPMQLMSLNRGFYMQNMNRNFNLQGMSPNDRSGMSGTYNSLGNTSNMGGMAQNMQDQGGMYIHNGGATPTMFGGNMHMLSSAKSNVNGGSNNSGGGSGGNGSGSGGGNNMLYLNDLMFHSNVMQAGGAAGGGAGSGNAGNASNGGSVNFVDRNLSSTNAAIELLKLEENLGLHNKDVETLMNALFRQNYNMNMGMANLDKHQYLHSSGKNNGSGQGGMKASANSPNGGVNSANANGVNSSNGVNPIGSSNNLPNSNASANSMNGSGSPGPHLYMPNHGAGDVFENGNDSSNAVNAANMANMANMASMANMVSLPNMASLPNMASLPNMASLPNMASLSSMANLSNMSNLSNIANLSNMASLPNMANLPNMANMPNYYDYNFDPYRGNISPHLIDMVHRLNSDMKDGSGSKGGGVAAAGGVTSIASVPGGDGRSDEVNELNFCSPDNASWINQLKHSQNNLCNNLNNNPCDLCDPSSGSPESNLAKKIDMGARKKGANNMLSMSNGKGEMGVDPGANAAAQHVSGDGSGGANGRSGGNGSGNGGNANFDMSGNSPCQCPPHLRNQKKHYCVYYNPANSNAANDGSYSYMAPWNGSNSNSSSNRMNGLDTNNDSSIDGNHIPGNGASSSSGALNLGSPNSVVLCMPTNNNQMNSLAQNATNMAANIEMNAKQSSHSSSAFSGTPNMQDIQKQLHFQPQSSIGTSAPDLHNALQMAKQANGFAQKGLTGGNTNGGANNSGSGGSSSGGSNPMTATANGAAAQKKRGPKDGRKVVLPQVAVGAMGAAPGVAPGVAEGVAPGVAEGVAPGVAVGAAPGVAAGVAPAAAEGAESSLAMNPQAAQNGKKNAVNLNFADHNNLCTKLNSIINFEWLSPDAKAHPNRNKQGAFENGDA